In Hymenobacter volaticus, the genomic window TAATAATCGGTATATTGTTTAGTAAGGAAATTCTTGTTGAAATCGTGAGAAATAATATCAGGTGCACTTTCGTGAATGAATTTGCGCTTATCAGCTTCGTGATAAGCCAACTCTAAATCTGCGGTAACTTGGTTGATATCATTTATATTCGTTATCCAGCCCAGCTCTTTGTCTGCTACATAACTGGACAGCCCTACATTCTTGCCTAAGAATACGGGAGTTCCTACCGACAAAGATTCGATTACTACGACAGCAAAATTCTCGTTATGCGAGGTAAGGGCAAACAAATCTATTTCAGAATAAAACTGCATTTTCTGAACGTTGTCTTTCCAGCCTACCCATTCAATCTTGTCAGCATTACCACACTCTACGGCTAAACTCTTCAACTTATTGACGTAATCGTCCTCGCCAGTGCCGGCCACCTGAAGCTTATAGTTGAACGATACTTTTGCAAGAGCTTTGATCAATATATCCAAGCCCTTTTTCGGGTCTATCCTTGATATGAAGCCTACAGTGAAGACGCTATTTGCATCTCGTTTTACTGGAGGTTTCACATTGTCGAGCTCTACCAGGTTGGATATAACGGCTCCTTCCCACTTTTCCTTTAGTATGAGCTGGCTCTCCTCCCACTCCATTGGTGTTGACACGTGGAGGAAAGTGTTCTTGAGCAATGACTTACCTACAACGGTTTGCAGAATCTGCTTTTTGACTTTATTATTTGTAGTCAATATATAATCGCAGAACATGCCGTGGGGTGACAAAATCGGCTTCACGCCTCGCATACGGCAAACTGCCGCCGCTGCTACAATAGCGGGGCTCCACCATGAGTGCAGATGGACTACATCAAAATCGTTAACTGTTTGGAATATTTTATTCCAAAATCCTGGTGATAGGTGGGAGTTGCCTTTCGTGTATCGTTTAAAATAATACACTTTAACACCGTCAACTAGTACTTCCTCACCGGTTTTGACATCTAATTCCTCTTTGCCATTGGCGGTGGTTGTATATACCGTTACATCATGACCATTCCGAACCAAGGATTCGGCTAGCAAATACACAACGGCCATTAGGCCTCCGTATATGTACGCAGGTTTATAAACAGGAATTATGAAAAGTATCTTCATGTCTAACGGGCCGGCTTACTTATTCCGGCTGTTTCTTTGGTGCAGGTTAAATAAATCGTCTCGATTTGATCTAATAGCTTCTTAGGTTCAAACCTCTTGGCATTAAGAATGCCTGACTCCACTGCACGGCTCCGATCGGAGGGAGAGAGGGAGAGGATTTGTTGGAGCACTTGAGCTGACTCGTCGGCCCAAGCGGCAACTTTTTCTTCAGCACCGGGACGGCGGGGGGCCAGGAAACCTGCATCTCCTGCCACTTCCGTCATCGGGGCCTCATTGGTTGTGAGGACTAGGCATCCCGAAGCCATTGCCTCGGCAATAGGCCAGCCAAAGCCTTCGGCAAGTGATGGGAAAATGAACACAGAAGCCCCTGCATACGCCAACTGCACAAATTCGTCGGGGATATTCGTGAGAAAGTGAATATCGTCTTGATAAGCAGACTGCTCACGCATTTGCATCAGGGTGGGCGTTGGGGCCTCGCCAATCAACAAAAGTGGAAGGGTGCCACCTGTGTTCTTGCGCCACGCATTATAAATTTCAACAACTCCGGCTCGGTTCTTATACCACTGGTTCCCTCCGATATGCAGGAGGTAGCCAGCGTTTAAGTCTATGCCGGTTTGCTTGGTTAAGGAGGCGCGTGCTTGCTTTAAATCTACGGGGCTGAACTTTTGGTTTAGCGCGTTGTAGACGGTTTCGGAAGAGAGAGGAGCGGAGGGCAGAAAGTGAGCAAGATCTTGCTGCGTCTTCTGGGAAACAGAAATGAAATGCTTGGCTTGCGAGTAACCCTGCCGAATATACTTCTGGTACTGGCGCCCCGACCACCCCGTAGGATTCTCCGGTATAGCTCCCAAAGCCGACCATTGCGCTAAAAAGTCGTGGCAGTGTACCACGTGTGGCCGATCGGCTACTATGGGTACCCAAGGGCCCAAGGCGTGGTCAGTAAACACGAAGAGCGTATCCGGCGAATAGCTAGATAATTTCTTGCGTACGGAACTCGGAAAGGTGATGTACTGATCGATGTAATACAGCCATTTCCGCAAAACTCGTGGAGCAGGAACGCGAGATACTTTTGCTTGAGGCGAAAGTATCTCAACGCTGTGTCCTCGGTCCTTCATCCCTTCTGCCAGCATTCTTGCGAAGCGGGGCATGCTCTGATGACCGAGGAAGTCGGGATGTGCAAAGAAAACTATGTTCACGACGCTGATTTTGGTGTAATACTAGTGCCACACAGCGTGGCTAGACAAGTCTAAATCAGCTTGTGCGAACTACACGTTTTAGCGGGGCGCTCCGCAAGGAAGCAATTAATAGCCCCGCTATTAAAGTGCTGAATCCTAAAGCGGTTGGCTGTGCCCATTGGCCCTGTGGTATCAATAGCAGGCCATTGCTCAGCAGAATCCAAGGAAGAAAGTCGCTCGCACTAAGCTTTTCATAGCAAGCAAAAGCAACTTTAATACAGAACCCAACCCGAAGGAAAATTACGATTATACCGAACAATGGGCCCATCTCGCCAATCAAGCGCGCCCACTCTTCTTCTGCTATCAGAAACTGTGTGCCGCCACTCAGCAGCATACTACCTACGTTGGTACCCATTCCGATGCCGTACCCAAAGAAAGGCGTGTTGGAAGTGCCGGTTAGAGCTGATATCATCCCACCCAAGTATCGGTTGCCAATGGTGCCTTCCAAGCCACCTTCAGTTTCGCTAGCGCTGGTGAAGCGGGAGAGAAAGGCTTCGGTTGCGTTCTGGAAGAAGCTAGCTTGGCTCAGGACTGCCAAGGCTATGACCATTGCAAAACCAATAGGGATGATCTTGGATAGGTATTGAGGTTTTCTAGCTACTGCCGCTAACGTGAAGATCATGGTTACGCCTACGCTAAACAGCAGAGAGCGGCTTATCGACATAGGTATGGCAGCAAGCAAGCCTGCTGTCGCAGCAATGAGGACCAAGCGGTTTACGTTTTGTGAGTTCAGCCAGAAGTAGAACACAAAACACGCGACAAACATGAAAAACTGCGTATTGCCGTTGGTAAAGGAAAAGGTACCAGGGGGCGGAAATAGTTTAGCGCACCACTATAACCTGCACCAGCCATGTCGCCTCCTACCCCACGGTTCACCCAGGCGGACTGTGGGCTATAGAACTGCAAAGCAATAAGGACAGTCATCGGAATGGCTATCCACAGCGTCACCTTCCCTAGCTTCACTACATCCTCGCGATTGAAGATGCGACCAATCACAAACACCATCGGGAAGTGAAGTAGCAAAATGCGGGCTCCGTATATAGCAACCGCAATGTTGCCGTGGCCGAAGAGTACGGCCGTAAAGGTTGAGAGTAGTCCAATCAGCATCATCCCAATCATGTAGGGATTAGCTGGAAGTAAACCGCGCTGCCAAGTGACAAATAATAACCATACGACCAACGGGTCGCGGACAATAAGGAGAGGAGTTGCTAAACCTGGCAGAAACCATTTACGCAACGCCCCCTCGAAAATTAGAAGTAGAAAATAGGCCCAAACCCCTTGCTTGAGCAAGCGGTTTGGGTCTTTTGCTGCATTCTTGCGCCGCTCCAACACAACCCTTGGCTCCGGGCGAATTACTGCAATGTTGGTGGTGGACACTGTGAAATTGCTTAAATAAGATAATCTACTATTGAGCTTCTAAGCTCTTCTTTTTTGAGCTTGTGCTTACCTCTTCGCCGTAGCCGTAACCATAGCCGTAGCCATAGGTACTGGTGTTCTCCTTCTTCGCGTCGTTCAACACGATCATCGGGTGGTTTAAGCGCTTGTTCTGATAGATAGAATCTATAATCTCGATCTGCTTCTTATAAGTGAAGCCGTAGCGGAGCAGGTAGATAGTGGAATCCACGAGTGGGCTCAAGCTGAATGCATCAGAAACCTGGCCAATTGGTGCCGTATCGATGATGATATGGTCGAAGATGTCTTTGAGCTCGTTGATAAGGTGAGCAAGCTTGGCAGACATCATCAATTCAGCTGGGTTGGGCGGGAGCGGCCCCGAGCTTATCACGAACAGATCGGGCGCTTTTTCTGAAGTCCGGATTATGTCGTTGATGGTGATGGTATCAGACGTCAGGTAGTTCGTGATACCTACGTTATCGTTCAGGCCAAGCTTCGATGACAGCGTAGGCTTGCGCAGGTCCAGTTCAAGTAAAACAACCTTCTTGCCTGTCAGAGCTAAGCTAGCTCCGAGGTTGATGCTGAAGAAAGTTTTGCCTTCACCACCCATGCTCGAGGTGATAAGCATTACCTTATTCTCTTTACCAATAGCTGCAAAGTGCAGGTTGGCACGCACAAGCCGGAACATCTCCACAATTGGGCTGCGGCTGTCCTTATTTACTACTACCGCGTTGCGAGCGCTGCGCGAGTTGTGGCAAATTTCGCCAAGAATAGGAGTAGCGGTGGCCTTCTCAACATCCAAACGACTCTGTACTTTGTCGTTCAACATGTTTTTGAGGAAGATGCCAGCAAACGGAATTCCTAGACCAGCAAGAAGAGCAATCAGATAGATGTTCTGAGGGTTCGGGCTGATTGGGTAAGGCGTGCTTACTGCTTGGTCAATAACCCGTGTGTTGGATACAGTGGCAGCCAAAGCAAGAGCAACTTCTTCGCGCTTCTGCAACAGAAACAAATACAGGTTCTGCTTTACGGCCTGCTGTCTGTTTATTTCCAGCAGTTCTCTTTCCATCAAGGGTACGCGCTTGATCTTAGACTGGAAATTGCCAGAGTTCTGCTTTAAATTATTGCTGGTAATAACCAAGCCCCTCTTGATGTTGCGAAGGTTCTCCAGAATATTCCGCCGCAAATTAGCCAGTTGCTCATTGATGCCTACTACAACCGGGTTTTCAGCTGTGCTTGTGCGCAACTGAGTCTCACGCTGCAGTTGCAAGTCGTTGAAGCTTGTAATCAATCCTAACAAAGTAGGATCTTGAATTCCAAGAGAGCTTGGTACTGTCTTGTATTCCGACGAAGACATATACCGCTCGATTGATTCCAATACTTCAATCTGAGTAGCCCACTCCGAAAGCTGCCGATTGTAGTCGCTGGCTTGCGACAAGTAATTAGATGCCTGAGTGGAAACATCTGCAATACCTTCTTGGCTCTTATACTGCTGAACGTTCTTTTCAGCGCCAGCAAGTTCTGCCGTAATATATTTCAAACGTTCGTCAAGGAAGGCAACCGTATTAGTTGCTTTAGCATTTTTGTCTTCGACCGATTCTTTCTCGTAGACTTCAATAATCTTGTTGATAATATCCTCACCTCTTTCAGGGATAGGGTCAATTATACCCATGGTGATTACACTAGCATTTTTAGCGCTAGGCTTAATATCAACACGCGAGAAGAATACATCAGCCATATCTTTTAGCTGATGAAACTGAATATTAATTTTCTTGTTGGGTCCTTTTGTATTTGTATAAAATGCAGGACCAGGTGCTACCGTAAATGAGCCGTAAGGTTTGGTTATTTCCTCGCCTAGCTGATAAACGTTGGTTTTTCCATCGGTGTCAATCAGCTTATATGAGTTGCTACCCGTCAACAGGATTGAGAAAGCTGGATTGGGGTATTTGGGATTCATTTTTTTGGTAATGATCTGAATAGGCAGACCCTTACCATAAATCTCAACATCGCGAATTCTGCCTTCAACCACGTAGCTTATCGACAGGTCAAGCTCTCTGATAACTCTCTGCATCAGAGTCTTCGATTTCAAGACCTCCACTTCATCATCCACGTTCTTGGACGACTTAAACAAGTCCGGGTCGTTGATTGCCATTGCCGAAGACGTGCCAGATTCTGACTTTTCGTCTTTGATCAGAATAAGGCTGCTCGTATAATATTCAGGGACAGCATAGTACCGTAGGTACGCATACGCAATACCAATAGTGATAACGGCTCCTATTAGGAACAAGTACCAATAGCGCAGGTATTTTGAAAACGCAGATTTTAAATCTACCGCTTCATTTCTTTCCGAAGAAAGAGGAAACAATTCTTGATTACTCATATTCTTAGAGCTCGGTTTTGGGTTTGTTGAGCAATTGCTTATCTAAATATTATAAAGGACAACACACTAATTAAAGAAGCTATAGTGGCAATTACAGGTAAGTAGTAGTTGCTGGAACTAGCTTGTAAGCCTTTTGCCTTTTCTGCCTCAACATAAACGATATCGTTCTGCTGCAGATAATAGTAAGGAGAGTTCAAACTTTCCTTATTGCTTAAGTCGATTCGAGCGGTATTTCTAACGCCATTCTTTTCTCGGA contains:
- a CDS encoding XrtY-associated glycosyltransferase XYAG1, which gives rise to MKILFIIPVYKPAYIYGGLMAVVYLLAESLVRNGHDVTVYTTTANGKEELDVKTGEEVLVDGVKVYYFKRYTKGNSHLSPGFWNKIFQTVNDFDVVHLHSWWSPAIVAAAAVCRMRGVKPILSPHGMFCDYILTTNNKVKKQILQTVVGKSLLKNTFLHVSTPMEWEESQLILKEKWEGAVISNLVELDNVKPPVKRDANSVFTVGFISRIDPKKGLDILIKALAKVSFNYKLQVAGTGEDDYVNKLKSLAVECGNADKIEWVGWKDNVQKMQFYSEIDLFALTSHNENFAVVVIESLSVGTPVFLGKNVGLSSYVADKELGWITNINDINQVTADLELAYHEADKRKFIHESAPDIISHDFNKNFLTKQYTDYYKTLMPS
- a CDS encoding glycosyltransferase, translated to MPRFARMLAEGMKDRGHSVEILSPQAKVSRVPAPRVLRKWLYYIDQYITFPSSVRKKLSSYSPDTLFVFTDHALGPWVPIVADRPHVVHCHDFLAQWSALGAIPENPTGWSGRQYQKYIRQGYSQAKHFISVSQKTQQDLAHFLPSAPLSSETVYNALNQKFSPVDLKQARASLTKQTGIDLNAGYLLHIGGNQWYKNRAGVVEIYNAWRKNTGGTLPLLLIGEAPTPTLMQMREQSAYQDDIHFLTNIPDEFVQLAYAGASVFIFPSLAEGFGWPIAEAMASGCLVLTTNEAPMTEVAGDAGFLAPRRPGAEEKVAAWADESAQVLQQILSLSPSDRSRAVESGILNAKRFEPKKLLDQIETIYLTCTKETAGISKPAR
- a CDS encoding GumC family protein, with translation MSNQELFPLSSERNEAVDLKSAFSKYLRYWYLFLIGAVITIGIAYAYLRYYAVPEYYTSSLILIKDEKSESGTSSAMAINDPDLFKSSKNVDDEVEVLKSKTLMQRVIRELDLSISYVVEGRIRDVEIYGKGLPIQIITKKMNPKYPNPAFSILLTGSNSYKLIDTDGKTNVYQLGEEITKPYGSFTVAPGPAFYTNTKGPNKKINIQFHQLKDMADVFFSRVDIKPSAKNASVITMGIIDPIPERGEDIINKIIEVYEKESVEDKNAKATNTVAFLDERLKYITAELAGAEKNVQQYKSQEGIADVSTQASNYLSQASDYNRQLSEWATQIEVLESIERYMSSSEYKTVPSSLGIQDPTLLGLITSFNDLQLQRETQLRTSTAENPVVVGINEQLANLRRNILENLRNIKRGLVITSNNLKQNSGNFQSKIKRVPLMERELLEINRQQAVKQNLYLFLLQKREEVALALAATVSNTRVIDQAVSTPYPISPNPQNIYLIALLAGLGIPFAGIFLKNMLNDKVQSRLDVEKATATPILGEICHNSRSARNAVVVNKDSRSPIVEMFRLVRANLHFAAIGKENKVMLITSSMGGEGKTFFSINLGASLALTGKKVVLLELDLRKPTLSSKLGLNDNVGITNYLTSDTITINDIIRTSEKAPDLFVISSGPLPPNPAELMMSAKLAHLINELKDIFDHIIIDTAPIGQVSDAFSLSPLVDSTIYLLRYGFTYKKQIEIIDSIYQNKRLNHPMIVLNDAKKENTSTYGYGYGYGYGEEVSTSSKKKSLEAQ